A genomic stretch from bacterium includes:
- the gnd gene encoding decarboxylating NADP(+)-dependent phosphogluconate dehydrogenase translates to MQKADIGLIGLAVMGENLVLNMESKGFTVAVFNRTVEKVDRFINSGAKGKNIIGTHSIEEFVNSLKSPRKIMLMVKAGQAVDDFIEKLIPYLEKGDIIIDGGNSHFPDTICRTKYLESKELLFIGTGVSGGEEGALKGPSIMPGGSPEAWKHVKPILQKICAMTDGEPCCQWIGSDGAGHFVKMVHNGIEYGDMQLICEAYFLMKNALGIEAPEQHKIFAEWNKGELDSYLIEITRDILSKTDPDTGKPLVEIILDTAGQKGTGKWTSQAALDLGIPAQTIAEAVFARCISAIKQERVNASKVLNGPSEKYEGDKGEFVKAIKDALYASKVCSYAQGYALMRAAAKEYGWNLNFGEIALMWRGGCIIRARFLGEIKKVFDKTPDLPNLLLDSYFKEIVEKNQDNWRKVVATAVELGIPTPAFSSALAYFDSYRRESLPANLLQAQRDYFGAHTYKRVDKEGTFHTDWLNI, encoded by the coding sequence ATGCAGAAAGCAGACATTGGACTGATCGGACTTGCTGTGATGGGAGAGAATCTTGTGCTGAACATGGAAAGCAAGGGATTTACTGTAGCGGTTTTTAACAGAACTGTTGAGAAGGTTGATAGATTTATAAACAGTGGGGCAAAGGGCAAGAATATTATTGGAACTCACTCAATAGAAGAATTTGTCAATTCTTTAAAATCTCCGCGCAAAATTATGCTTATGGTTAAAGCTGGACAGGCTGTGGACGATTTTATAGAAAAACTGATACCTTATCTGGAAAAGGGAGATATTATTATTGATGGAGGCAATTCTCATTTCCCTGACACTATATGCAGGACAAAGTACTTGGAATCTAAAGAACTTCTTTTTATAGGAACAGGTGTTTCAGGTGGTGAAGAAGGCGCATTAAAGGGTCCCAGTATTATGCCTGGAGGTTCTCCTGAAGCGTGGAAACATGTTAAACCTATATTACAGAAAATTTGTGCAATGACAGATGGCGAGCCATGCTGTCAATGGATAGGTTCGGACGGCGCAGGACATTTTGTAAAGATGGTGCATAACGGCATTGAATATGGAGATATGCAGCTTATATGTGAGGCTTATTTTCTGATGAAAAATGCTTTAGGAATAGAAGCTCCGGAACAGCATAAGATATTTGCGGAATGGAACAAGGGGGAATTAGATAGTTATTTGATTGAAATAACCCGAGATATATTATCAAAGACTGATCCTGATACAGGAAAACCTTTAGTGGAGATAATACTTGATACAGCAGGTCAGAAAGGAACCGGCAAATGGACTTCTCAGGCTGCCTTGGATCTTGGTATTCCAGCTCAGACAATTGCTGAAGCCGTATTTGCAAGATGCATTTCTGCTATAAAACAGGAAAGAGTAAATGCATCTAAAGTGCTTAATGGTCCATCAGAAAAGTATGAAGGAGATAAAGGGGAATTCGTAAAAGCTATAAAGGATGCTCTTTATGCGTCAAAGGTATGTTCTTATGCTCAGGGCTATGCTTTGATGAGGGCTGCTGCAAAGGAATATGGATGGAATCTAAATTTTGGCGAGATTGCATTAATGTGGCGCGGCGGATGTATAATCAGGGCGCGGTTTCTTGGAGAGATAAAGAAAGTCTTTGATAAAACTCCTGATCTACCAAATCTATTGCTTGACTCCTATTTCAAGGAAATTGTTGAGAAGAATCAGGATAACTGGCGCAAGGTTGTTGCAACAGCAGTAGAGCTTGGCATACCCACTCCTGCATTCAGTTCAGCGCTTGCATACTTTGACAGCTATAGAAGAGAAAGCCTTCCCGCAAATCTCCTGCAGGCCCAAAGGGATTATTTTGGTGCGCATACTTATAAGAGAGTTGATAAAGAAGGTACATTCCATACGGATTGGCTGAATATATAG